The sequence GCCTGGTGGCGTTGTACCCGAGCAAAACTGGCAGCCAGGATGGGTAAATAGGACGGAGATTATTACAATAGGTAAACATGAGGCACCCGACCTGCCTTGCGCTGTAATGCCCTCTACTGCAAAGTTGAGGGGTTTTTGTGCTTCTAATTTCCCCTTTTCCCTGTAGCGCGTCCTATGGCTTTCTCTTCGATTACCCGTGCCCTGCAACGCTCTCCCCTCACCGGCGAACTGTTGAGCAAGCTCAACCAGCAGGGCAAGCTGGTGCTTAACGGGGTCGCTCGGTTACCGAAAGGACTTGTCTCCTCTGCTCTGGCCCTGGCTCAGGGTCGCCCGCTACTGGTGATCACCGCCACCCTCGAAGAAGCCGGGCGCTGGGCCACCCAGCTCGAAGCCATGGGCTGGGACACGGTGCATTTTTATCCCACCTCCGAAGCGTCACCCTACGATCCCTTTGACCAAGAGTCGGAGATGACCTGGGGCCAGCTCCAGGTGCTGGCGGATTTGCTGGCGCTGCGGGCCTCTGGGGAAGATGGTTCGCGTAAGCTGGCGGTGGTGGCTACCGAACGCGCCCTGCAACCTCACCTACCGCCGGTTTCGGCGCTAGAGCCCTACTGCCTGCGGCTAGAGCTAAAGCAGGAGATTAACTTTAAAGCCCTGGGCCAGCGGCTAGCCACTTTGGGCTACGAGCGGGTGACGGTGGTTGAAACCGAGGGCCAGTGGGCGCAGCGGGGCGACATTATTGACGTATACCCGGTGGCCTCTGAATTGCCGGTGCGGCTAGAACTGTTTGGCGACGAGCTAGAGCGGCTACGAGAGTTTGACCCCGCCACCCAGCGATCGCTAGACGCCATTGACTACCTGGTGCTCACCCCCACCCAGTACGGCCCAGTGATTCTTGAGCAACTCAGAGAGCAGGGGCTATTGGATGACCTGCTTTCCGACGCTGCCCGAGAAGGCTTGGAAAGCGGCATTCTCCCCGAAGGCACCCGCCGCTGGCTGGGCTTGGCCTTCTCAAACCCAGCCTCGCTGCTAGATTATTTGCCCGAGAATAGCCTGATGGCGGTGGATGAGGTCGATCAGTGCCAGGCCCACAGCGATCGCTGGTTAGAGCATGTGGAGGATCACTGGCAGGAGGTGAGTGAAACAGTCGGAACCCACCCCTCCCCCTCCCCGGAGGAGATAGATGCAGAGCCATCCACCCATCCACCCATCCACCCATCCACCCCCCACCCTCTTCCCAAGATCCACCGCTCGTTTCTCGATGCCCTCAGCGATGCCGAGGTATTTCCGCGCATTGACCTGTCAGAAATTGCTGAGGCCAACAATGGCCTAAACCTGGCTAGCCGTCCAGTGCAGGCGATTCCGCACCAGTTTGGCAAGCTGGCGGAGACGATCAGAAAGGAGTGCGATCGCAAATATTCGGTCTGGCTCGCCTCGGCCCAGCCCTCCCGCTCCGTATCGCTGCTGCAAGAGCACGACTGCCCGGCCCAGTTCATCCCCAACCCCAAAGATTTCAATGCGATCGACAAGCTGCACATCCAGCATGTGCCGGTTGCCGTGAAGTACTCCGGCCTGGCGGAGCTGGAGGGGTTTGTGCTGCCCACCTTCCGCATTGTGGTGGTGACCGACCGCGAATTCTTTGGCCAGCACACCCTGGCCACCGGGGGCTACGTGCGCAAGCGCCGCCGCGCCGCCTCCAAACAGGTTGACCCCAACAAAATGAAGCCGGGGGATTTTGTCGTCCACCGCAGCCACGGCATCGGCAAATTTATCAAGCTCGAAAGCCTGGTGCTCAACCACGAAACCCGCGACTACCTTGTGATTCAGTACGCCGATGGGCTACTGCGGGTGGCAGCAGATTCGGTCGGGTCGCTGTCGCGCTACCGGGCCGCCAGCGGCCAGGCCCCGGTGCTCAACAAAATGACCAGCACCGCCTGGGAAAAAACCAAGGGCCGGGCCAAAAAAGCGATCCAAAAAGTGGCGGTCGATCTGCTCAAGCTCTATGCCCAACGGGCCAAGATGGAGGGCTTTTCTTACCCTGCCGACATGCCCTGGCAGCAGGAACTCGAAGACTCTTTCCCCTACCAGGCCACCCCCGACCAGCTCAAGGCGGTGCAGGACGTGAAGCGCGACATGGAGAGCGATCGCCCCATGGATCGCCTAGTCTGCGGCGATGTGGGCTTTGGCAAAACCGAGGTCGCCCTGCGGGCGATCTTCAAAGCCGTCACCGCCGGGCAGCAGGTGGCTCTGCTGGCCCCCACCACCATTCTCACCCAGCAGCATTACCACACCCTGAAAGAACGCTTCGCCCCCTACCCGATCCAGGTGGGCCTGCTCAACCGCTTCCGCAGCCAGAACGAGAAAAAAGACATTCTGCAGCGGCTGAAGACTGGCGAACTCGACGTGGTCGTCGGTACCCACCAGCTGCTCGGCAAAGGGGTGAGCTTCAAATCCCTCGGCCTGCTGGTGGTAGACGAAGAACAGCGCTTTGGCGTCAACCAAAAAGAGCGGATCAAATCCCTCAAAACCCAGGTGGATGTGCTCACCCTCAGCGCCACCCCCATTCCCCGCACCCTCTACATGGCCCTGTCTGGGGTGCGCGAGATGAGCCTGATCACCACGCCACCCCCCTCCCGCCGCCCAATCAAAACCCACCTGTCGCCCCACGACCCCGAGGCGATCCGCACCGCCATTCGCCAAGAGCTCGATCGCGGTGGGCAAGTGTTCTACGTGGTGCCCAGGGTCGAGGGCATCGAAGAAACCTCCGCCAAAATTCGCGAGATGGTGCCCACGGCCAGAATTGCGATCGCCCACGGCCAGATGGACGAAGGCGAGCTAGAGTCGACCATGCTCACCTTCAGCAACGGCGAGGCCGAAGTGTTGCTCTGCACCACGATCATCGAGTCGGGGCTCGATATCCCCCGCGTTAACACCATTTTGATCGAAGACGCCCACCGCTTTGGCCTCTCCCAGCTCTACCAGCTGCGGGGCAGAGTGGGTCGGGCGGGCATTCAGGCCCACGCCTGGCTGTTCTACCCGAAAAAATCCCTCACCGACAAAGCCCGCCAGCGCCTCCGCGCCATCCAAGAATTTACCCAGCTCGGCTCCGGCTACCAGCTGGCCATGCGCGATATGGAAAT is a genomic window of Nodosilinea sp. E11 containing:
- the mfd gene encoding transcription-repair coupling factor encodes the protein MAFSSITRALQRSPLTGELLSKLNQQGKLVLNGVARLPKGLVSSALALAQGRPLLVITATLEEAGRWATQLEAMGWDTVHFYPTSEASPYDPFDQESEMTWGQLQVLADLLALRASGEDGSRKLAVVATERALQPHLPPVSALEPYCLRLELKQEINFKALGQRLATLGYERVTVVETEGQWAQRGDIIDVYPVASELPVRLELFGDELERLREFDPATQRSLDAIDYLVLTPTQYGPVILEQLREQGLLDDLLSDAAREGLESGILPEGTRRWLGLAFSNPASLLDYLPENSLMAVDEVDQCQAHSDRWLEHVEDHWQEVSETVGTHPSPSPEEIDAEPSTHPPIHPSTPHPLPKIHRSFLDALSDAEVFPRIDLSEIAEANNGLNLASRPVQAIPHQFGKLAETIRKECDRKYSVWLASAQPSRSVSLLQEHDCPAQFIPNPKDFNAIDKLHIQHVPVAVKYSGLAELEGFVLPTFRIVVVTDREFFGQHTLATGGYVRKRRRAASKQVDPNKMKPGDFVVHRSHGIGKFIKLESLVLNHETRDYLVIQYADGLLRVAADSVGSLSRYRAASGQAPVLNKMTSTAWEKTKGRAKKAIQKVAVDLLKLYAQRAKMEGFSYPADMPWQQELEDSFPYQATPDQLKAVQDVKRDMESDRPMDRLVCGDVGFGKTEVALRAIFKAVTAGQQVALLAPTTILTQQHYHTLKERFAPYPIQVGLLNRFRSQNEKKDILQRLKTGELDVVVGTHQLLGKGVSFKSLGLLVVDEEQRFGVNQKERIKSLKTQVDVLTLSATPIPRTLYMALSGVREMSLITTPPPSRRPIKTHLSPHDPEAIRTAIRQELDRGGQVFYVVPRVEGIEETSAKIREMVPTARIAIAHGQMDEGELESTMLTFSNGEAEVLLCTTIIESGLDIPRVNTILIEDAHRFGLSQLYQLRGRVGRAGIQAHAWLFYPKKSLTDKARQRLRAIQEFTQLGSGYQLAMRDMEIRGVGNLLGAEQSGQMDAIGFDLYMDMLEEEIAEIRGQDIPKVEDTQVDLNVTAFVPNDYIPDLEQKMGAYRSLAAANSKVELMQIAADLSDRFGPIPHATAQLVRMLELKLVAKQTGFSRIKPEGKQHVVMETPMEEPAWKKISENLPSHLKTRFVYSGGKVVVRGLGVLKPEKQLESLTEWLGYLQGAIAEPMLG